Proteins encoded together in one Formosa sp. Hel3_A1_48 window:
- the porU gene encoding type IX secretion system sortase PorU, giving the protein MKKSLLWFILFFGVLICHAQSQRFELNWTASKLFSTANNEIELPYFDAQNFNFSIEKGITYTALFDAKFEINEESAEITQIESVSVPISDLKDLKQSSIPNEVQLNVSNVKTRGNLLVSVEISAFFKDNGVIKKVKNFTISYKRAISQRRARSQPTLQSSVLNTGQWVRFQVDTTGVYKLNKSFFNTLGINTSNTNPKNIKIFGHGGKSLPLVNNQTIAYDLIENAVQFIGEDDGVFNNEDYLLFYAVGPKSYNQENNSHINPYSDKAFYYVQISEGNGLRMNAAVNPAGPAQTQFSTFHDYKFVESDEYNIAQMGRRWFGHRFYFENARSFNFVFSNLVPQSPLRLKVYATAVAESNTTLEIKANGSVVDNLSFAAIDNGILATEDFFNGEINSSSDALTIDLNYNNNGNPSAIGYLDYVSVEAERALASLGQQFQFKHNDMATLGGVGEFEISNASGIAQVWDVTDPYNPKYYENSEAASDFKFKTSLGTEKIFHTVTSADLYTPVQVTNKAVTNQDLKGSIFLNQQQQFEDIDYLIITPQFLQNQAEQLADINREQNNLTVKVVTLESIYMEFSSGMQDIAGVRNFVKYVYDNASSPNTRLKYLCLFGDASFDYKNRISIKNNIVPSWYSMNSFSLTNSFISDDFYGMMDENEGGMDNFNKLDIAVGRILAETPQRAQQMIDKIKSYYSEDAFGSWRNNFLLISDDVDKLSDKTLQQTTDNVAEDVKQSKPFLNIIKIHADSYQQQTSSGGDRYPQVNEAIFDALEVGAIAVNYFGHGGEDGLALERIFDKINAQELNNPNKLNCFVTLTCEYTKFDNPLRVTAGEYLYWNENGGAISLISTTRQIFISVGVQFTTTLGQYLFNYNNTPNLSMGEALRLTKNDPNVTNNTQRRLVFFIGDPALKLPLAEPDIIVTKINDEDISTTNQELQALSAAKIEGYVADSQGAILSGYSGTLTATIFDKNNQRSTLGNDGTRENNELIIMDFEAMGEVIFRGQVSVENGTFEINFIVPRDIIIPVGNGKISLYSKTENQLKDQRGHNFDIKIGGVNLDAPVDNTGPTIQLFMNDESFVSGGITNENPTLLAKLFDENGINTASGVGHDIVATIDGDETNPFILNDYYVADEDTYQSGALSYPFRNLSPGLHTLTLKAWDVYNNASTKEIQFVVFDQNQSLELKNVLNYPNPFINYTEFWFNHNSSGTLNVSIQIFTVSGKLIKTINTQTNTGNGTSSLSRDITWDGYDDFGNKIGKGVYVYKLNVSSPLTGLKSEKIEKLVIL; this is encoded by the coding sequence ATGAAAAAAAGTTTGTTGTGGTTTATACTATTTTTTGGTGTTTTGATCTGCCATGCTCAATCACAGCGCTTTGAACTAAATTGGACAGCATCTAAACTATTTTCTACAGCCAATAATGAAATTGAATTACCTTATTTTGATGCACAAAACTTCAATTTTTCAATCGAAAAGGGGATCACATATACTGCGCTTTTCGATGCTAAATTTGAAATTAACGAAGAAAGTGCTGAAATCACTCAAATCGAAAGCGTTTCAGTACCAATATCGGATTTAAAGGATCTGAAACAATCTAGTATACCTAATGAGGTGCAGCTCAATGTTTCAAATGTAAAAACTAGAGGTAATCTTCTCGTTTCTGTAGAAATAAGCGCTTTTTTCAAAGACAATGGGGTCATAAAAAAAGTAAAGAATTTCACAATTTCTTACAAAAGAGCCATCAGCCAAAGAAGGGCAAGAAGCCAACCAACTCTACAAAGTTCTGTCCTTAATACAGGCCAATGGGTTCGTTTTCAAGTAGACACAACAGGTGTTTACAAACTCAATAAAAGTTTTTTTAACACGCTTGGGATTAACACAAGCAACACCAATCCAAAAAACATCAAAATATTTGGACATGGAGGTAAATCTCTACCTTTAGTCAATAACCAAACAATTGCATATGACTTGATTGAAAACGCAGTTCAGTTTATTGGAGAAGATGATGGGGTTTTCAATAATGAAGATTATCTGCTTTTTTATGCTGTCGGTCCAAAATCATACAATCAAGAAAACAACTCCCATATCAACCCTTACAGCGATAAGGCCTTTTATTATGTACAAATAAGCGAGGGTAATGGACTGCGTATGAACGCTGCTGTTAATCCCGCTGGTCCAGCTCAAACACAATTCTCGACTTTTCATGACTATAAATTTGTAGAAAGTGATGAATATAACATCGCCCAGATGGGCCGACGTTGGTTTGGTCACCGTTTTTATTTTGAAAATGCAAGATCATTTAACTTCGTTTTTTCGAATCTAGTCCCCCAAAGCCCTCTAAGATTAAAAGTTTATGCAACAGCAGTCGCAGAGTCTAATACTACACTCGAAATAAAAGCAAATGGAAGTGTGGTGGATAATTTATCGTTTGCAGCAATAGACAATGGGATTTTGGCGACTGAAGATTTTTTTAACGGAGAGATCAACAGCAGCTCAGACGCCCTCACTATTGATTTGAATTACAACAATAACGGAAATCCATCAGCTATTGGTTACTTAGATTATGTTTCAGTTGAAGCCGAACGCGCACTCGCCTCTTTGGGGCAACAATTTCAATTCAAACATAACGACATGGCTACACTGGGTGGTGTAGGAGAATTCGAAATTTCAAATGCCTCTGGAATTGCACAAGTTTGGGATGTTACTGACCCTTACAACCCAAAATATTATGAAAACTCCGAGGCTGCATCAGACTTTAAATTTAAAACAAGTTTGGGTACTGAGAAGATTTTTCATACAGTCACATCTGCAGATCTTTACACACCTGTTCAAGTAACCAACAAAGCGGTTACCAATCAAGATTTAAAAGGGAGCATCTTTTTAAATCAACAACAGCAGTTTGAAGACATAGACTACCTCATCATAACTCCTCAATTTTTACAAAATCAAGCTGAGCAATTGGCCGACATCAATAGAGAACAAAACAACTTAACTGTAAAGGTAGTAACTCTAGAATCTATTTACATGGAGTTTAGCTCTGGAATGCAAGACATCGCAGGTGTCAGAAATTTTGTAAAGTATGTATACGATAATGCAAGCAGCCCTAACACCCGACTCAAATACCTCTGCCTTTTTGGTGATGCCTCTTTTGATTACAAAAATAGAATTTCAATCAAAAACAACATTGTCCCCTCTTGGTATTCTATGAACAGTTTTAGCCTAACAAATTCATTTATTTCGGATGATTTTTACGGTATGATGGACGAGAATGAAGGGGGAATGGATAATTTCAATAAACTAGACATAGCCGTGGGCAGAATTCTAGCTGAGACCCCACAACGGGCTCAACAAATGATTGATAAAATAAAATCATACTACAGCGAAGATGCGTTCGGAAGTTGGCGGAATAATTTTTTATTAATTTCTGATGATGTCGATAAATTAAGTGATAAAACTTTACAACAAACCACTGACAACGTCGCAGAGGATGTAAAACAATCTAAACCTTTCCTTAATATTATAAAAATTCACGCTGATTCGTACCAACAGCAAACATCTTCTGGCGGGGATCGTTATCCTCAAGTTAACGAAGCTATTTTTGACGCTTTAGAAGTAGGTGCAATTGCAGTCAATTATTTTGGCCATGGCGGAGAAGATGGTTTAGCTTTAGAACGTATTTTTGACAAAATTAATGCACAAGAACTCAACAATCCAAACAAGCTAAATTGTTTTGTGACACTAACTTGCGAATACACAAAATTTGACAACCCTTTGCGCGTTACAGCCGGTGAGTATCTTTATTGGAACGAAAATGGAGGCGCCATCAGTCTTATCTCCACCACACGTCAAATTTTTATAAGCGTTGGTGTTCAATTCACCACTACTTTGGGACAGTATCTGTTTAACTATAATAATACCCCAAATTTAAGTATGGGTGAAGCCCTACGCCTTACAAAAAATGACCCTAATGTAACAAACAATACACAACGCAGGCTGGTTTTTTTTATTGGGGATCCCGCTCTGAAACTACCACTAGCTGAACCCGATATTATTGTTACTAAAATTAATGATGAGGATATCTCGACTACAAATCAGGAACTCCAAGCACTCAGCGCTGCTAAAATTGAAGGCTATGTTGCCGATAGCCAAGGGGCTATCCTGAGCGGTTACTCTGGAACACTTACAGCGACCATTTTCGATAAAAACAATCAGAGATCTACGCTTGGAAATGATGGGACTCGAGAAAATAATGAATTGATTATAATGGACTTCGAAGCTATGGGCGAAGTTATTTTTAGAGGGCAAGTATCAGTAGAAAATGGTACTTTCGAAATTAATTTTATTGTCCCAAGGGATATTATAATCCCTGTGGGGAATGGAAAAATAAGCTTGTATTCGAAAACTGAAAATCAATTAAAAGATCAACGCGGACATAATTTTGACATCAAAATAGGTGGGGTCAACTTAGACGCGCCAGTAGACAATACTGGACCAACTATTCAGCTTTTTATGAATGATGAGAGCTTTGTTTCTGGGGGAATAACAAACGAAAATCCAACTCTATTAGCAAAGCTATTTGACGAAAATGGCATCAATACCGCCAGTGGGGTTGGGCACGATATTGTGGCCACTATTGATGGCGATGAAACCAATCCTTTTATATTGAATGATTACTATGTGGCAGACGAGGATACCTACCAAAGTGGTGCTCTGAGCTACCCCTTTAGAAATCTAAGCCCCGGGCTGCATACGCTAACGCTCAAAGCTTGGGATGTTTACAATAATGCATCCACTAAAGAAATTCAATTTGTTGTATTCGATCAAAATCAGAGTTTAGAACTAAAAAATGTGCTCAATTACCCCAATCCGTTCATTAATTACACAGAATTTTGGTTCAACCACAATAGTTCGGGTACATTGAACGTTAGTATACAAATTTTCACCGTTTCAGGAAAATTAATAAAAACCATTAATACGCAAACAAATACAGGAAACGGAACAAGTTCATTGTCTAGAGATATTACATGGGACGGCTACGATGACTTTGGAAATAAAATAGGAAAAGGGGTCTATGTGTACAAATTGAATGTATCGTCTCCATTAACAGGTTTAAAGTCTGAAAAAATTGAAAAACTTGTTATCCTCTAA
- the gldJ gene encoding gliding motility lipoprotein GldJ, with product MKSIKISRLFFIVAVSASITACSKSSNYANSSRGTGWKINAKEGGFQYNTKFKEQETAPGLVFVEGGTFTMGKVQDDVMHDWNNSPNQQHVQSFYMDETEVTNMMYLEYLDWVKRVYPPNDPKFSAIYYGALPDTLVWRNRLGYSEVLVENYLRHPAYGNYPVVGVSWLQATQYAKWRSDRVAEMGLQKEGYLEKGSNVPGEIVTASSNFNINTYVNAPKETFKDSLGVHLGGRGNRRNDSLVSYATRETGAIQISYRLPTESEWEYAALGLSELREYNIYRGRKKYPWDGQYTRTGERRIKGDQLANFKQGKGDYGGIAGWSDDGADITNEVMSYDPNDFGIYDMAGNVAEWVADVYRPIVDDEFSDFAYYRGNVYTKNSITEDGGVISFNVIGVDDIEYDTLSNGKVIAKTLPGQLKQVPVDENETYLRTNFNTDDNRNFRDGDKQSSRYFDDFEEGDEPGSDEITRKMYDSPKHLVEANEDGTLNREYDKSNDRTSLINDKVRVYKGGSWKDREYWLDPAQRRFYPEDMATDFIGFRCAMSRVGSKSKNKKKKKN from the coding sequence ATGAAGAGTATTAAAATATCGAGATTGTTTTTTATTGTTGCTGTTTCAGCTTCAATAACAGCATGTAGTAAGTCATCAAATTACGCAAATTCTTCTCGTGGAACTGGATGGAAAATCAACGCCAAAGAAGGTGGTTTTCAATACAACACTAAATTCAAGGAGCAAGAAACGGCACCAGGCTTAGTGTTTGTTGAAGGTGGAACATTCACCATGGGGAAAGTGCAAGATGACGTAATGCACGATTGGAATAATAGTCCAAATCAACAACACGTTCAGTCTTTTTACATGGATGAAACTGAAGTTACAAACATGATGTACTTGGAGTATTTGGACTGGGTGAAGCGTGTTTACCCTCCAAACGATCCTAAGTTTTCAGCAATATATTACGGTGCTTTACCTGACACATTAGTTTGGAGAAACCGTCTAGGGTACAGCGAAGTTTTGGTAGAAAATTACCTACGCCATCCCGCTTACGGGAATTATCCTGTGGTCGGCGTAAGTTGGTTGCAAGCCACCCAATATGCCAAATGGCGCTCAGATCGAGTGGCTGAGATGGGACTCCAAAAAGAGGGGTATCTTGAGAAAGGGTCTAATGTTCCTGGAGAAATAGTTACTGCTTCTAGTAATTTTAACATTAATACTTACGTCAATGCACCAAAAGAGACATTCAAAGACAGTCTTGGAGTTCATTTGGGCGGTAGAGGGAACAGAAGAAATGATAGTTTGGTAAGCTATGCCACTAGAGAAACTGGTGCTATTCAAATTAGTTACAGACTTCCTACAGAATCTGAATGGGAGTATGCTGCTCTTGGCCTTTCAGAGCTCAGAGAATACAACATTTACCGTGGCCGAAAAAAATACCCCTGGGATGGGCAATACACCAGAACTGGTGAGCGCAGAATTAAAGGCGATCAACTTGCCAACTTCAAGCAAGGAAAAGGGGACTATGGCGGAATAGCCGGTTGGTCTGATGATGGTGCTGATATTACGAACGAGGTAATGTCTTACGATCCTAATGATTTTGGGATTTATGATATGGCTGGAAATGTAGCCGAGTGGGTTGCAGATGTCTACCGTCCGATTGTAGATGACGAGTTCAGTGACTTTGCATACTATAGAGGTAACGTTTATACCAAAAATTCTATTACTGAAGATGGTGGTGTAATAAGTTTTAACGTTATTGGTGTTGATGATATTGAATACGACACCTTATCCAATGGTAAAGTAATTGCCAAAACACTCCCGGGTCAACTGAAACAAGTTCCAGTGGATGAAAATGAAACCTATCTCAGAACCAATTTTAACACTGATGATAATAGAAACTTTAGAGATGGTGATAAGCAATCTTCTAGATATTTTGATGATTTTGAAGAAGGTGATGAGCCAGGTTCTGATGAAATCACCCGAAAAATGTACGATTCGCCCAAGCATTTGGTCGAAGCAAATGAAGATGGCACCTTAAATAGAGAGTACGATAAATCTAATGATAGAACTTCATTAATTAATGATAAAGTACGTGTGTATAAAGGTGGTTCGTGGAAAGATAGAGAGTATTGGCTTGACCCTGCACAAAGACGTTTTTATCCTGAAGATATGGCTACTGATTTTATTGGCTTTAGATGTGCTATGTCTAGAGTAGGCTCGAAGTCTAAGAATAAAAAGAAAAAGAAAAATTAG